One genomic segment of Sminthopsis crassicaudata isolate SCR6 chromosome 2, ASM4859323v1, whole genome shotgun sequence includes these proteins:
- the FGFR4 gene encoding fibroblast growth factor receptor 4 isoform X2 yields MQLLPAVLRALVMATGFLAIHAFTSEEVEQEPCQALGPEELEQHLTLALGQALRLCCGRANRGGHWYKEGSRLAPSGRVRAWRGRLEIATLVHEDAGLYLCLSRGSGQILYNLTISVIGDDDEDSDGRDLPKGHIYPQQGPYWTHPHRMEKKLHAVPAGNTVKFRCPAAGNPMPTIRWLKNGEDFHGEHRIGGIRLRHQHWSLVMESVVPSDRGTYTCVVENALGSLRYNYLLDVLERSPHRPILQAGLPANTTAVVGSDVELLCKVYSDAQPHIQWLKHIEVNGSSFGADGFPFVQVLKTADINSSEVEVLYLRNVSAEDAGEYTCLAGNSIGLSYQSAWLTVLPEEGLAWEAAASEVKVTDVIMYTSGSLAVIVIVIIAGLCWGQMLSSRTARQPLAVQKLSRFPLIRQFSLESGSSGKLSSSLVRGGRLSSSCTPMLPGLVELDLPLDVKWEFPRDRLLLGKPLGEGCFGQVVRAEAYSMDPQQPDGATTVAIKMLKDNASDKDLADLISEMEMMKLIGRHKNIINLLGVCTQEGPLYVIVEFAAKGNLREYLRARRPPSPDYTLDALRTPEEQLSFQALVSCAYQVARGMEYLESRKCIHRDLAARNVLVTEDNVMKIADFGLARGVHDIDYYKKTSNGRLPVKWMAPEALFDRVYTHQSDVWSFGILLWEIFTLGGSPYPGIPVEELFSLLREGHRMDRPSHCPPELYMLMRECWHAIPSQRPTFKQLVEALNKILTAISEEYLDLSMPFEQYSPAGEDTSSTCSSNDSVFTHEPLAPGSLGPSLFTYHIVRT; encoded by the exons AGCCTTGCCAAGCCCTGGGCCCAGAAGAGCTGGAACAACACCTGACCCTGGCCCTGGGCCAGGCACTACGACTCTGCTGTGGTCGTGCCAATCGGGGTGGCCATTGGTATAAAGAAGGTAGTCGCCTAGCGCCTTCGGGTCGTGTGCGAGCCTGGCGAGGCCGTCTGGAAATCGCCACTCTAGTACATGAGGATGCTGGCCTCTACCTGTGTCTGTCAAGAGGATCTGGCCAAATTCTGTACAACCTTACCATCTCTGTCATAg GGGATGATGACGAAGACAGTGACGGCAGGGACCTTCCCAAGGGACACATTTATCCACAGCAAG GCCCCTACTGGACACATCCCCATCGCATGGAGAAGAAACTTCATGCAGTACCAGCAGGCAACACAGTCAAGTTCCGGTGCCCAGCCGCAGGCAACCCCATGCCCACCATTCGCTGGCTGAAGAATGGAGAGGACTTCCATGGGGAGCACCGAATTGGGGGTATCCGG CTCAGACATCAGCATTGGAGTCTCGTTATGGAAAGTGTGGTGCCCTCAGACCGTGGAACTTACACCTGTGTGGTAGAGAATGCCTTGGGGAGTCTCCGATACAACTACCTCTTAGATGTGCTGG AGCGCTCCCCGCACCGGCCCATCCTGCAGGCTGGCCTTCCTGCCAACACCACAGCTGTGGTTGGCAGCGACGTCGAGCTGCTGTGCAAAGTCTATAGCGATGCCCAGCCCCACATCCAGTGGCTGAAGCACATCGAGGTCAATGGGAGCAGCTTTGGGGCTGATGGGTTCCCCTTCGTCCAGGTACTCAAG ACCGCTGATATCAACAGCTCAGAGGTAGAAGTCTTGTACTTGCGTAACGTGTCGGCGGAGGACGCAGGTGAATACACCTGCCTGGCTGGCAACTCCATCGGCCTGTCCTACCAATCTGCCTGGCTCACGGTGCTGCCTG AGGAGGGGCTGGCCTGGGAAGCTGCCGCCTCGGAAGTTAAGGTCACAGACGTCATCATGTACACATCGGGCTCGTTGGCTGTAATTGTGATCGTGATCATTGCTGGGCTGTGCTGGGGGCAGATGCTGTCTAGCCGGACGGCCCGCCAGCCCCTCGCTGTGCAGAAGCTCTCACGCTTCCCCCTCATCAGACAG TTCTCCCTGGAGTCAGGCTCCTCAGGGAAGCTGAGTTCCTCCCTTGTCCGGGGTGGACGCTTGTCCTCCAGCTGTACCCCTATGCTTCCTGGCCTTGTGGAGTTGGACCTGCCACTTGACGTCAAGTGGGAGTTTCCCCGGGACAG gCTGTTGCTAGGGAAGCCCCTTGGTGAGGGTTGTTTTGGGCAGGTGGTGCGGGCAGAGGCCTATAGCATGGACCCTCAGCAACCAGATGGGGCCACCACAGTGGCCATCAAAATGTTGAAAG ATAATGCCTCTGACAAGGACCTGGCAGACCTGATCTCGGAGATGGAAATGATGAAGCTCATTGGCCGTCACAAGAATATCATCAATCTGCTGGGTGTCTGCACCCAGGAAG GGCCCTTGTACGTGATCGTAGAGTTTGCTGCCAAAGGCAACCTCCGGGAGTATCTTCGGGCAAGAAGACCACCTAGTCCTGACTACACTTTGGATGCACTCAGGACCCCCGAGGAGCAGCTGTCTTTCCAGGCCCTGGTCTCTTGCGCCTACCAAGTGGCTCGGGGCATGGAATACCTGGAGTCACGGAAG TGCATCCACAGGGACCTGGCTGCCCGAAACGTCCTGGTTACCGAGGACAACGTGATGAAGATTGCAGACTTTGGCCTGGCCCGGGGCGTTCACGACATTGATTACTATAAGAAAACCAGCAAC GGCCGCCTGCCTGTCAAATGGATGGCACCTGAGGCCCTGTTTGACCGAGTCTACACTCATCAGAGTGATGT TTGGTCCTTTGGAATCCTGCTGTGGGAGATTTTTACCCTGGGCGGCTCCCCATACCCTGGCATCCCAGTAGAAGAGCTCTTCTCACTGCTGAGAGAAGGACATCGCATGGACCGGCCTTCCCACTGCCCCCCAGAGCT GTACATGCTGATGCGTGAGTGCTGGCATGCAATACCCTCCCAGAGGCCTACCTTCAAGCAACTGGTTGAGGCCCTGAACAAGATCTTGACAGCCATCTCTGAGGAG TACTTGGACCTCTCGATGCCCTTTGAACAATACTCCCCAGCCGGCGAGGATACCAGCAGCACCTGTTCTTCTAATGATTCTGTTTTCACCCATGAACCCCTGGCCCCTGGGAGTCTGGGCCCAAGCCTCTTCACCTACCACATTGTGAGGACATGA
- the FGFR4 gene encoding fibroblast growth factor receptor 4 isoform X1, which translates to MQLLPAVLRALVMATGFLAIHAFTSEEVEQEPCQALGPEELEQHLTLALGQALRLCCGRANRGGHWYKEGSRLAPSGRVRAWRGRLEIATLVHEDAGLYLCLSRGSGQILYNLTISVIDSLASGDDDEDSDGRDLPKGHIYPQQGPYWTHPHRMEKKLHAVPAGNTVKFRCPAAGNPMPTIRWLKNGEDFHGEHRIGGIRLRHQHWSLVMESVVPSDRGTYTCVVENALGSLRYNYLLDVLERSPHRPILQAGLPANTTAVVGSDVELLCKVYSDAQPHIQWLKHIEVNGSSFGADGFPFVQVLKTADINSSEVEVLYLRNVSAEDAGEYTCLAGNSIGLSYQSAWLTVLPEEGLAWEAAASEVKVTDVIMYTSGSLAVIVIVIIAGLCWGQMLSSRTARQPLAVQKLSRFPLIRQFSLESGSSGKLSSSLVRGGRLSSSCTPMLPGLVELDLPLDVKWEFPRDRLLLGKPLGEGCFGQVVRAEAYSMDPQQPDGATTVAIKMLKDNASDKDLADLISEMEMMKLIGRHKNIINLLGVCTQEGPLYVIVEFAAKGNLREYLRARRPPSPDYTLDALRTPEEQLSFQALVSCAYQVARGMEYLESRKCIHRDLAARNVLVTEDNVMKIADFGLARGVHDIDYYKKTSNGRLPVKWMAPEALFDRVYTHQSDVWSFGILLWEIFTLGGSPYPGIPVEELFSLLREGHRMDRPSHCPPELYMLMRECWHAIPSQRPTFKQLVEALNKILTAISEEYLDLSMPFEQYSPAGEDTSSTCSSNDSVFTHEPLAPGSLGPSLFTYHIVRT; encoded by the exons AGCCTTGCCAAGCCCTGGGCCCAGAAGAGCTGGAACAACACCTGACCCTGGCCCTGGGCCAGGCACTACGACTCTGCTGTGGTCGTGCCAATCGGGGTGGCCATTGGTATAAAGAAGGTAGTCGCCTAGCGCCTTCGGGTCGTGTGCGAGCCTGGCGAGGCCGTCTGGAAATCGCCACTCTAGTACATGAGGATGCTGGCCTCTACCTGTGTCTGTCAAGAGGATCTGGCCAAATTCTGTACAACCTTACCATCTCTGTCATAg ATTCTCTGGCTTCAGGGGATGATGACGAAGACAGTGACGGCAGGGACCTTCCCAAGGGACACATTTATCCACAGCAAG GCCCCTACTGGACACATCCCCATCGCATGGAGAAGAAACTTCATGCAGTACCAGCAGGCAACACAGTCAAGTTCCGGTGCCCAGCCGCAGGCAACCCCATGCCCACCATTCGCTGGCTGAAGAATGGAGAGGACTTCCATGGGGAGCACCGAATTGGGGGTATCCGG CTCAGACATCAGCATTGGAGTCTCGTTATGGAAAGTGTGGTGCCCTCAGACCGTGGAACTTACACCTGTGTGGTAGAGAATGCCTTGGGGAGTCTCCGATACAACTACCTCTTAGATGTGCTGG AGCGCTCCCCGCACCGGCCCATCCTGCAGGCTGGCCTTCCTGCCAACACCACAGCTGTGGTTGGCAGCGACGTCGAGCTGCTGTGCAAAGTCTATAGCGATGCCCAGCCCCACATCCAGTGGCTGAAGCACATCGAGGTCAATGGGAGCAGCTTTGGGGCTGATGGGTTCCCCTTCGTCCAGGTACTCAAG ACCGCTGATATCAACAGCTCAGAGGTAGAAGTCTTGTACTTGCGTAACGTGTCGGCGGAGGACGCAGGTGAATACACCTGCCTGGCTGGCAACTCCATCGGCCTGTCCTACCAATCTGCCTGGCTCACGGTGCTGCCTG AGGAGGGGCTGGCCTGGGAAGCTGCCGCCTCGGAAGTTAAGGTCACAGACGTCATCATGTACACATCGGGCTCGTTGGCTGTAATTGTGATCGTGATCATTGCTGGGCTGTGCTGGGGGCAGATGCTGTCTAGCCGGACGGCCCGCCAGCCCCTCGCTGTGCAGAAGCTCTCACGCTTCCCCCTCATCAGACAG TTCTCCCTGGAGTCAGGCTCCTCAGGGAAGCTGAGTTCCTCCCTTGTCCGGGGTGGACGCTTGTCCTCCAGCTGTACCCCTATGCTTCCTGGCCTTGTGGAGTTGGACCTGCCACTTGACGTCAAGTGGGAGTTTCCCCGGGACAG gCTGTTGCTAGGGAAGCCCCTTGGTGAGGGTTGTTTTGGGCAGGTGGTGCGGGCAGAGGCCTATAGCATGGACCCTCAGCAACCAGATGGGGCCACCACAGTGGCCATCAAAATGTTGAAAG ATAATGCCTCTGACAAGGACCTGGCAGACCTGATCTCGGAGATGGAAATGATGAAGCTCATTGGCCGTCACAAGAATATCATCAATCTGCTGGGTGTCTGCACCCAGGAAG GGCCCTTGTACGTGATCGTAGAGTTTGCTGCCAAAGGCAACCTCCGGGAGTATCTTCGGGCAAGAAGACCACCTAGTCCTGACTACACTTTGGATGCACTCAGGACCCCCGAGGAGCAGCTGTCTTTCCAGGCCCTGGTCTCTTGCGCCTACCAAGTGGCTCGGGGCATGGAATACCTGGAGTCACGGAAG TGCATCCACAGGGACCTGGCTGCCCGAAACGTCCTGGTTACCGAGGACAACGTGATGAAGATTGCAGACTTTGGCCTGGCCCGGGGCGTTCACGACATTGATTACTATAAGAAAACCAGCAAC GGCCGCCTGCCTGTCAAATGGATGGCACCTGAGGCCCTGTTTGACCGAGTCTACACTCATCAGAGTGATGT TTGGTCCTTTGGAATCCTGCTGTGGGAGATTTTTACCCTGGGCGGCTCCCCATACCCTGGCATCCCAGTAGAAGAGCTCTTCTCACTGCTGAGAGAAGGACATCGCATGGACCGGCCTTCCCACTGCCCCCCAGAGCT GTACATGCTGATGCGTGAGTGCTGGCATGCAATACCCTCCCAGAGGCCTACCTTCAAGCAACTGGTTGAGGCCCTGAACAAGATCTTGACAGCCATCTCTGAGGAG TACTTGGACCTCTCGATGCCCTTTGAACAATACTCCCCAGCCGGCGAGGATACCAGCAGCACCTGTTCTTCTAATGATTCTGTTTTCACCCATGAACCCCTGGCCCCTGGGAGTCTGGGCCCAAGCCTCTTCACCTACCACATTGTGAGGACATGA